The genomic stretch CCAGCGGGGGAAGGATAATCGGTCTCGACGGCATCCGTGACGCCTATGCCACCGGGCGTGGCTCCTTCAAGGTTCGCGCCAGGGCCAGCATCGAGCGGGTTTCGGCGCGCCGACGAGGGATCGTCATCACCGAACTGCCCTACCTGGTTGGTCCGGAAAGGATCATCGAGCAGATCAAGAAGGGCATCGATTCGCGAAAGCTGGTCGGCATCGCCGGGGTGAAGGACCTGACTGACCTGGCCAACGGCACCAGGCTGGTGGTGGAGGTCAAGAACGGCATCAATCCCGAGGCCTTGTTGGAGCAGCTCTACCGGGTGACGAAGCTGGAGGACACCTTCGCGATCAACGCGGTGGCGCTGGTGGAGGGCCAGCCACGGACCCTCACCTTGAAGCAAATGTTGGAGGTCTACCTGGAGCACCGGCTCCACGTGACGATCCGCCGCACCCAGCACCGCCTCGGCAAGGCTCAGGAACGGCTGCACCTGGTCGCAGGGTTGCTGCTGGCCATCGTCGACATCGACGAGGTCATAGCAATCGTTCGCTCCAGTGAGAACGCTACCGAAGCCCGCACTCGGTTGATGGGTGCATTCGACCTGGACGAGGTGCAGGCAAACCACATCCTGGATATGCAGCTGCGCCGTCTGACGAAGTACTCCACGCTGGAGTTGAAAGCTGAGGCCGACGAACTGGCTGCCCGCATCGAGGAGTTGCAGCGCATCCTCGACGATGACACAGTCTTGAACACCTTGGTGGCATCGGAGCTGGACGAGATGGCTGAGCGGTTCGGAACCCCCCGCAGGACGGTGTTGCTGGCTTCCGACGGCGTGGTCAGGTCGGCGGCTCCCCTGGAGGTTGCCGACGAGCCATGCTGGGTGCTGTTGTCGACGACGGGACGCGCGGCCCGCACCGACTCTGCCGCTCCCTTGCCCGTGACGGGTCCCAGGGCCGCCCACGACGTGATCGCTGCCGCGATCAAGGTCACCTCTCGCGCCGAGTTCGGGGTGCTTACCAACACGGGACGCCTGCTGCGAGCCAAGGCCATCGAGCTTCCTACCGTGCCGCTGACCGCCACTGCCCCGAACCTGCAAGGCGGTTCCGCCGCGCGGGAGTTGTGGCCTCTGGAGCAGGGGGAACGGGTGGTCGGTCTGACCTCCCTCGACCCCGGGGGGCCTGGACTGGCTCTGGGGACGCTCCGAGGCGTGGTCAAACGGGTCAACCCCGAGGTGATCGGGAAGGATTCGTGGGACGTGATCCGCCTCGAGGACGGCGATGAAGTCGTAGGGGCGGTGGAACTGGCCTCCCCGAACTTGGCGTTCATCACCTCGGATGCGCAGCTGCTGCACTTCTCCGCTGACTTGGTGCGTCCGCAGGGGCGTCTGGGCGGAGGTGTCGCCGGAGTGAAGCTTTCAGCAGAGGCGAAGGTGTTGTTCTTCGGTGGGGTCGATCCCGCAACGGATCTCGTGGTCACAATCGCGGGGGCGCCGGATTCGTTGTTCGGACATACCGCAGGCGGCGCCAAGGTCACCCCGCTGGCCGAGTATCCGACAAAGGGCCGGGCCACCGGTGGAGTCAGGTGCCAACGTTTCCTGAAGGGGGAAACAGCCCTCATCGCCGCTGCCATCGGCGGGTTTGTGACCGCTGCTACCGCAGATGGAACGCCGGTTGCCCTACCGGAGCCCACACCGAAACGTGACGGCTCTGGTGTTCCCTTGAAGGGGGTTGTCGAGATGCTCGGGGCCCGGTGCCTCCCAGAAGTGGTTGAGTTGATCCCATGAGTTTCGACGACCTGCTCTCCGCCAACCGCAGCTACGCAGAGAATTTCTCCCGGCAGGGAGCCGACGGCATCGCCCACGCGGGAGTGGCAATCGTCACCTGCATGGATTCACGCATCGATCCGTTGCCCATGGTCGGTCTCGGTCCTGGTGACGCCAAGATCCTCCGCTCCCCCGGCGGCTGGGTGGCGCCCTGGACCATGACGGGTCTGGTGCTGGCGGTCCAGCTGCTCCACGTCGACCGGATCATGCTCATCCCCCACACCCGCTGCGCCATGGCGGGAACTGACGAGGCGCTGCACCAGTCGATCGCGGAACGCAACGGCATGGACGCCACCTGGTTGAGTTTCGGTGCCAGCCCGGACCAGATGAACCGTTTGAAACAGGACGTCTCCGCCGTGCTGGCTCATCCCCTGATAAAGAACCAGGCCAAGGTCGGGGGATTCATGTACGACGTGGACACTGGTCTGCTGGAGCAGATCCTCTGAAAGCCTCACCGCCCGTTGCGTTGTGACAACCCGAGAAGGGATGTGGGGGCCATGTCGAGACCGACGTCCACAAATGAACTGATTCGCCTCGCTGCCACACGATTCGAAAAACTGTGCACTCTATGCGATTCGATGAGCACACACGAGCGCGCCATTTCGTTCGATTTCAGCAACGAGGCCAACAGGAAAGAGGCTCATTGGCAGCGTGACAAGAACGTTCGAGACGTCCTAGCGCACCTGTACGAATGGCACCAGCTCCTGTTGACCTGGGTGAAAGACAACAGGAGCGGACTGTCACGGCCATTCCTGCCCTCACCTCACACCTGGAGGACGTACAGGGGGTCGGCAAAGTCGGTTTAGGTGGTTGTTTGGGTGAGTAGCTTGATGGCGCGTTTTGGTTGTCGTGATAGGGACCTGGTGGTTGAGGCGATGGCGGCTTGGACGCCGTAGGCCAGTCGGATGAGGCTGATGGCCAGGTTGCGCAGGGCGGCCATGATCTCGGGGCCGTTAGCGGTGCGCAGCTGGTGGTGGTCCTCGTCGAAGACCATGTCTCTGACCCAGTGGAGCCGGTTCTCGATTCCCCAGTGCCCTTGGATCCAGGCGGTGACGGTCTCGGGCTGGGCATCAGTCATGGGTAGAGAGCAGACCAGGTAGACCACCTCCACAGTCGTCGTCTTGGCGCTACCGCTGCTGTTCTTGCCTGTGTTCCTGCGATTCTTGGTGGTTCGGGTGCGCCGGACCTGGATCACCTGAGCCGCCCCGGGGAAGTCCACCCAGGCGGGAGCCTCGACCGCTTTGACGGTACGCCGCACCCGCCGCCCACGCGAAGTGTCAACGCTTGAGATTGACGGAACGTTCTTCCAGGGCAGCTTCTTGAGCGTCCTACGTACACCGGGCTGGTTGTTCTTGACAGTGAGAAGATAGTGACCACCCTGATCGTGGATCCAGTGAGCGGTGTCTACCTGGGTGTGCATGGCGTCGGCGGTGACCACCGCCCCGTCCAGGTCCAACGGTTCGAGAAGCTCCCTGAGCGCCGGGATCTCGTTGGTCTTGTCCGCCACCCGCGCCTGGGTCAGGACCGTGCCGGTGGCGTGATCCAGGGCTGAGAGGAGATGAGGCGCCGGGTCCTTGCTGGTACGGGCCCCACGCATGGTCTTGCCGTCCACCGCGATCACCCTTCGACCGGCGACGGTGCCGGTACGTGTACAGAACCAGGACCTCAAATGGGTGTTGAGGTCTGCGGGGTCCAGGTCCTGGAGCACCCTGCGGATGGTGGACTCCGACGGCAGGGCCTGGCCCGCCTCCAGGCCCAGGGCCTCCAGGTCGGTGGCGGTCAGATCGGTGGTGTGCTCCCATATCGCCGTCAGGCTGCGACACCCGGCCATCACTCCGGTCACGGCCAGTGACAGCACCGTGAACAGGCTGTGGCGTACTCCCCGCCGATCACGCGGGTCGTCCACGTTCTTAAGAACCTCGACCAGGGGCTGGCGTGACAGAACGGTCGTGGTGGAAGATGACATCAGCGCGGGCTCCCAGGACGAAAGGGATGACTAGACACCACTCATCGTCCCTACGGGGCCCGCGCCCCACCTCAACGACACGCCACCCCTGTCAACGCTCAGCCGCCCTCACCCACCCACTTTGCCGACCCCCTGGGAGGACGTACGGCAAGTTGAACGATCAGTTCTGGCGTCAGCACCAGTCAACTGCTCCAGGGGAGGCTGAACGACTCGTGCGTTCCTCCCACGAACAGGTGATGGCCTTGATCAAATCCTTCAGTGATGCCGAACTGTTCGAGAAAGGCCGGTTCGACTGGACGGGAAAGACGACCCTGGGTTCCTACTGCACATCCGCGACATTACGAGTGGGCCATGAAGAAGATC from Arachnia propionica encodes the following:
- a CDS encoding DNA topoisomerase IV subunit A — translated: MTDTTEEFEEHILDVDVTEEMESSFLEYAYSVIYARALPDARDGLKPVQRRILFSMDEMGVKPEKGHVKCARVVGQVMGVLHPHGDSAIYDALVRMAQPWAMRLPLVDGHGNFGSLDAGPAAMRYTECRMAHPAVAMTAGLDEDVVDFRPNYDGKDTEPDVLPAALPNLLVNGASGIAVGMATNIAPHNLREVVSALKALLGDRDISLEELMRHLPGPDFPSGGRIIGLDGIRDAYATGRGSFKVRARASIERVSARRRGIVITELPYLVGPERIIEQIKKGIDSRKLVGIAGVKDLTDLANGTRLVVEVKNGINPEALLEQLYRVTKLEDTFAINAVALVEGQPRTLTLKQMLEVYLEHRLHVTIRRTQHRLGKAQERLHLVAGLLLAIVDIDEVIAIVRSSENATEARTRLMGAFDLDEVQANHILDMQLRRLTKYSTLELKAEADELAARIEELQRILDDDTVLNTLVASELDEMAERFGTPRRTVLLASDGVVRSAAPLEVADEPCWVLLSTTGRAARTDSAAPLPVTGPRAAHDVIAAAIKVTSRAEFGVLTNTGRLLRAKAIELPTVPLTATAPNLQGGSAARELWPLEQGERVVGLTSLDPGGPGLALGTLRGVVKRVNPEVIGKDSWDVIRLEDGDEVVGAVELASPNLAFITSDAQLLHFSADLVRPQGRLGGGVAGVKLSAEAKVLFFGGVDPATDLVVTIAGAPDSLFGHTAGGAKVTPLAEYPTKGRATGGVRCQRFLKGETALIAAAIGGFVTAATADGTPVALPEPTPKRDGSGVPLKGVVEMLGARCLPEVVELIP
- a CDS encoding carbonic anhydrase is translated as MSFDDLLSANRSYAENFSRQGADGIAHAGVAIVTCMDSRIDPLPMVGLGPGDAKILRSPGGWVAPWTMTGLVLAVQLLHVDRIMLIPHTRCAMAGTDEALHQSIAERNGMDATWLSFGASPDQMNRLKQDVSAVLAHPLIKNQAKVGGFMYDVDTGLLEQIL
- a CDS encoding ClbS/DfsB family four-helix bundle protein, which gives rise to MSRPTSTNELIRLAATRFEKLCTLCDSMSTHERAISFDFSNEANRKEAHWQRDKNVRDVLAHLYEWHQLLLTWVKDNRSGLSRPFLPSPHTWRTYRGSAKSV
- a CDS encoding ISAs1 family transposase; its protein translation is MSSSTTTVLSRQPLVEVLKNVDDPRDRRGVRHSLFTVLSLAVTGVMAGCRSLTAIWEHTTDLTATDLEALGLEAGQALPSESTIRRVLQDLDPADLNTHLRSWFCTRTGTVAGRRVIAVDGKTMRGARTSKDPAPHLLSALDHATGTVLTQARVADKTNEIPALRELLEPLDLDGAVVTADAMHTQVDTAHWIHDQGGHYLLTVKNNQPGVRRTLKKLPWKNVPSISSVDTSRGRRVRRTVKAVEAPAWVDFPGAAQVIQVRRTRTTKNRRNTGKNSSGSAKTTTVEVVYLVCSLPMTDAQPETVTAWIQGHWGIENRLHWVRDMVFDEDHHQLRTANGPEIMAALRNLAISLIRLAYGVQAAIASTTRSLSRQPKRAIKLLTQTTT
- a CDS encoding ClbS/DfsB family four-helix bundle protein, translated to MTRHHSSSLRGPRPTSTTRHPCQRSAALTHPLCRPPGRTYGKLNDQFWRQHQSTAPGEAERLVRSSHEQVMALIKSFSDAELFEKGRFDWTGKTTLGSYCTSATLRVGHEEDPRASQKNTLRASTLGVALSQVPLKLVYGRLSPRTSLLRHLCGRIPARRRPRR